One Deinococcus sp. LM3 genomic region harbors:
- a CDS encoding LON peptidase substrate-binding domain-containing protein: MRVPLFPLPQLVLFPGVVLPLYVFEPRYRELLADVQASGQPFGIVRIVETSETSDRPFHERVSRVGTLAHLRQASPHEDGTSTVLVVGGDRFRVDDFHLDRPYLSADVTVWPLEPDLLGEGVADEAARGAAAQLLTALLRLRPGNADELREAAPTDPLLMASFAATLLPASPEQREDALRAPTLLERLERLLGLVPGEARILN, encoded by the coding sequence ATGCGCGTTCCACTGTTTCCGCTGCCTCAACTGGTGCTGTTCCCGGGCGTGGTCCTTCCCCTGTACGTTTTCGAACCCCGTTACCGTGAACTGCTGGCCGACGTCCAGGCCAGCGGGCAACCTTTCGGAATCGTGCGGATCGTGGAGACTTCCGAAACCTCCGACCGTCCCTTTCACGAGCGGGTGTCGCGGGTGGGCACGCTGGCGCACCTGCGGCAGGCCAGCCCACACGAGGACGGCACCAGCACGGTGCTGGTCGTCGGCGGGGACCGGTTCCGGGTGGACGACTTTCACCTGGACCGGCCTTACCTGTCGGCCGACGTGACCGTGTGGCCGCTGGAACCCGATCTGCTGGGAGAAGGGGTGGCGGACGAGGCGGCGCGCGGCGCGGCGGCGCAGCTGCTCACGGCCCTGCTGCGCCTGCGGCCCGGCAACGCCGACGAGCTGCGCGAGGCGGCCCCCACCGACCCGCTGCTGATGGCGAGTTTCGCGGCCACGCTGCTGCCGGCCAGCCCGGAGCAGCGCGAGGACGCCCTGCGCGCCCCGACCCTGCTGGAGCGGCTGGAGCGGCTGCTGGGCCTCGTGCCGGGTGAAGCCCGCATCCTGAACTGA